From a single Phalacrocorax aristotelis chromosome 1, bGulAri2.1, whole genome shotgun sequence genomic region:
- the CHD4 gene encoding chromodomain-helicase-DNA-binding protein 4 isoform X6 codes for MASGIGSPSPCSGGSDDDEMEILLNNAIPQHPEPEEEPEEELLSEADTPKIKKKKKPKKLKEPKVPKLSKRQKKELGDSSGEGNEFVEEEEEVLRSDSEGSDYTPGKKKKKKLGPKKEKKNKTKRKEEEEEEEEDDDSKEPKSSAQLLEDWGMEDIDHVFTEEDYRTLTNYKAFSQFVRPLIAAKNPKIAVSKMMMVLGAKWREFSTNNPFKGSSGASVAAAAAAAVAVVESMVTNVDAVLPQPPVDVPLRKAKTKEGKGPNARRKPKASPRIPDIKKPKTKKVAPLKIKLGGFGSKRKRSSSEDDDLDVESDFDDASINSYSVSDGSTSRSSRSRKKLKAGKKKKKGEEDSTVAVDGYETDHQDYCEVCQQGGEIILCDTCPRAYHMVCLDPDMEKAPEGKWSCPHCEKEGIQWEAKEDNSEGEEILEDVVGDAEEEDDHHMEFCRVCKDGGELLCCDACPSSYHIHCLNPPLPEIPNGEWLCPRCTCPALKGKVQKILIWKWGQPPVGPPPPRPPDADPNAPPPKPLEGRPERQFFVKWQGMSYWHCSWVSELQLELHCQVMFRNYQRKNDMDEPPSGDFGGEEEKSRKRKNKDPKYAEMEERFYRYGIKPEWMMIHRILNHSVDKKGNVHYLIKWRDLPYDQASWESEDVDIQDYDLYKQAYWNHRELMRGEEGRPGKKLKKVKMRKLERPPETPTVDPTVKYDRQPEYLDVTGGTLHPYQLEGLNWLRFSWAQGTDTILADEMGLGKTVQTAVFLYSLYKEGHSKGPFLVSAPLSTIINWEREFEMWAPDMYVVTYVGDKDSRAIIRENEFTFEDNAIRGGKKASRMKKEAAVKFHVLLTSYELITIDMAILGSIDWACLIVDEAHRLKNNQSKFFRVLNGYSLQHKLLLTGTPLQNNLEELFHLLNFLTPERFHNLEGFLEEFADIAKEDQIKKLHDMLGPHMLRRLKADVFKNMPSKTELIVRVELSPMQKKYYKYILTRNFEALNARGGGNQVSLLNVVMDLKKCCNHPYLFPVAAMEAPKMPNGMYDGSALIRASGKLLLLQKMLKNLKEGGHRVLIFSQMTKMLDLLEDFLEHEGYKYERIDGGITGNMRQEAIDRFNAPGAQQFCFLLSTRAGGLGINLATADTVIIYDSDWNPHNDIQAFSRAHRIGQNKKVMIYRFVTRASVEERITQVAKKKMMLTHLVVRPGLGSKTGSMSKQELDDILKFGTEELFKDEATEGGDNKEGEDSSVIHYDDKAIERLLDRNQDETEDTELQGMNEYLSSFKVAQYVVREEEMGEEEEVEREIIKQEESVDPDYWEKLLRHHYEQQQEDLARNLGKGKRIRKQVNYNDGSQEDRDWQDDQSDNQSDYSVASEEGDEDFDERSEAAFLSSAARRPSRKGLRNDKDKPLPPLLARVGGNIEVLGFNARQRKAFLNAIMRYGMPPQDAFTTQWLVRDLRGKSEKEFKAYVSLFMRHLCEPGADGAETFADGVPREGLSRQHVLTRIGVMSLIRKKVQEFEHVNGRWSMPELAEIEENKKLSQPSSPSPKTPTPSTPGDTQPNTPAPVPPPEEGVKVEEGASVKEQGESSEPEKELSASATETEVPMEQCAQPVETLPQEAKSPVNPTEADEKKVEELEVKERPDEPMEVESKGDVEKVEDRAPIENPPEPPIITLDEKDEKKDDDKRDVVMLQNGEMLKESVDERHKKAVKQRFMFNIADGGFTELHSLWQNEERAATVTKKTYEIWHRRHDYWLLAGIINHGYARWQDIQNDPRYAILNEPFKGEMNRGNFLEIKNKFLARRFKLLEQALVIEEQLRRAAYLNMSEDPSHPSMALNTRFAEVECLAESHQHLSKESMAGNKPANAVLHKVLKQLEELLSDMKADVTRLPATIARIPPVAVRLQMSERNILSRLANRSSEPPPPPPPQQVAQQQ; via the exons ATGGCATCGGGCATTGGATCTCCGTCACCGTGCTCAGGGGGCAGTGATGATGATGAGATGGAGATCCTGTTGAACAATGCTatcccccagcacccag agCCTGAAGAAGAGCCAGAAGAAGAGCTTCTGTCAGAGGCTGACACACCCAAAatcaagaagaagaagaagcccAAGAAACTAAAGGAACCCAAAGTGCCCAAGCTCAGCAAGCGTCAGAAGAAGGAG ctggggGACAGCTCTGGTGAGGGGAATGAGTttgtggaggaagaggaagaggttCTGCGCTCTGACAGTGAGGGCAGTGACTACACtcctgggaagaagaaaaagaagaaattagggcccaagaaggaaaagaaaaacaaaaccaagcgtaaggaggaggaggaagaagaggaagaagatgatGACTCAAAG GAGCCGAAGTCATCTGCTCAGCTCCTGGAAGATTGGGGCATGGAGGATATTGACCATGTCTTCACAGAAGAGGATTACCGCACTCTCACCAACTACAAAGCTTTCAGCCAGTTTGTCAG GCCACTTATTGCCGCCAAGAACCCTAAAATAGCAGTGTCGAAGATGATGATGGTACTAGGAGCCAAATGGCGGGAGTTTAGCACAAACAACCCCTTCAAGGGAAGTTCAGGTGCATCTGTGGCAGCTGCTGCGGCTGCAGCTGTTGCAGTAGTGGAGAGTATGGTGACAAATGTGGATGCTGTCCTGCCGCAGCCCCCTGTAGATGTGCCACTCAGGAAAGCCAAGACAAAGGAGGGCAAAG GACCCAATGCCCGGCGGAAGCCAAAGGCTAGTCCTCGTATTCCTGATATCAAGAAACCTAAAACAAAGAAGGTGGCACCTTTGAAAATCAAACTGGGAGGATTTGGTTCCAAGCGTAAAAGATCGTCA AGTGAAGATGATGATCTGGATGTGGAGTCAGACTTCGATGATGCCAGCATCAACAGCTACTCTGTTTCAGATGGATCTACAAGCCGCAGTAGCCGCAGTCGCAAAAAACTTAaagctgggaaaaagaaaaagaaag GTGAGGAGGACTCCACAGTGGCTGTGGATGGCTATGAGACTGATCACCAGGACTACTGTGAGGTGtgccagcagggaggggaaattATACTGTGTGATACCTGCCCTCGTGCCTACCACATGGTTTGCCTGGACCCAGACATGGAGAAAGCCCCAGAGGGCAAATGGAGCTGCCCACACTGT GAAAAAGAGGGCATTCAGTGGGAAGCAAAGGAAGATAACTCTGAAGGTGAGGAAATCCTggaggatgttgtgggggatgctgaggaagaggatgaCCACCATATGGAGTTCTGTAGAGTCTGCAAGGACGGAGGAGAGCTGCTATGCTGTGATGCCTGTCCTTCATCCTATCATATCCACTGTCTGAATCCTCCGTTGCCAGAGATTCCCAACGGAGAGTGGCTGTGTCCTCGCTGCACT tgccCAGCTTTGAAGGGAAAGGTACAGAAGATCTTGATCTGGAAATGGGGTCAGCCCCCAGTTGGCCCACCACCACCACGCCCACCTGATGCAGACCCTAATGCTCCTCCCCCTAAGCCTCTGGAGGGTCGGCCTGAAAGGCAGTTCTTTGTCAAATGGCAGGGCATGTCCTACTGGCACTGCTCTTGGGTGTCAGAGTTGCAG CTGGAGTTGCACTGCCAGGTCATGTTCCGTAACTACCAACGCAAAAATGATATGGATGAGCCACCCTCAGGGGACTtcggaggggaagaggagaaaagccgaaagagaaaaaataaagacccCAAATATGCTGAGATGGAGGAGCGCTTCTATCGATATGGGATCAAACCTGAGTGGATGATGATCCACAGGATCCTTAATCATAG TGTGGATAAGAAGGGGAATGTCCACTACTTGATTAAATGGAGAGACCTACCCTATGACCAGGCATCTTGGGAAAGTGAAGATGTGGATATCCAAGATTATGACCTGTACAAGCAAGCCTATTGGAATCACAG GGAGCTGATGAGAGGTGAGGAGGGCAGGCCTGGTAAGAAGTTAAAGAAAGTAAAGATGCGGAAACTGGAAAGGCCCCCTGAGACACCCACAGTAGAT CCAACAGTGAAATATGACCGGCAACCGGAGTACCTCGATGTAACAGGGGGCACCTTGCATCCCTACCAACTGGAAGGACTGAACTGGCTGCGCTTCTCTTGGGCCCAGGGCACAGATACAATCTTGGCTGATGAAATGGGTCTGGGAAAGACTGTGCAGACAGCTGTGTTCCTATATTCCTTATACAAAGAG GGCCACTCAAAGGGTCCCTTCTTGGTGAGTGCTCCACTGTCCACAATCATCAACTGGGAACGAGAATTTGAGATGTGGGCCCCGGATATGTATGTAGTGACCTATGTCGGGGACAAAGACAGCCGGGCCATCATCCGTGAGAATGAGTTCACTTTTGAGGATAATGCCATACGTGGAGGCAAAAAAGCATCCAGAATGAAG AAGGAGGCTGCTGTGAAGTTCCATGTGCTTCTCACCTCCTATGAACTGATCACAATTGATATGGCCATTCTAGGCTCTATTGACTGGGCCTGCCTCATTGTGGATGAAGCCCACAGACTGAAGAACAATCAGTCGAAG TTCTTCCGTGTGCTGAATGGTTACTCCCTCCAGCACAAGCTGCTGCTTACAGGAACTCCCCTGCAGAACAACCTGGAAGAACTGTTTCACCTGCTGAACTTCCTGACGCCAGAGAGATTCCA tAACTTGGAGGGCTTCCTAGAAGAGTTTGCAGATATTGCCAAGGAAGATCAGATCAAGAAGCTGCATGACATGCTGGGCCCACACATGCTGAGGCGTCTCAAAGCTGATGTTTTCAAGAATATGCCATCTAAGACGGAACTTATTGTCAGAGTGGAGTTGAGCCCCATGCAGAA gaaatattataaatacattttgacGAGAAACTTTGAGGCACTGAATGCACGGGGTGGTGGTAACCAAGTCTCCTTGCTCAATGTTGTTATGGATCTGAAGAAGTGCTGTAACCACCCCTACCTATTTCCTGTGGCTGCTATG GAAGCTCCAAAAATGCCAAATGGCATGTATGATGGTAGTGCTCTTATTCGAGCCTCTGGAAAGCTGTTGCTACTCCAGAAGATGTTAAAGAACCTTAAGGAAGGAGGTCACAGGGTGCTCATATTCTCTCAG ATGACTAAAATGTTGGACCTCCTAGAAGACTTCTTGGAACATGAAGGGTACAAATATGAGCGTATTGATGGAGGAATCACAGGGAACATGCGTCAGGAGGCTATTGATCGCTTCAATG CTCCTGGTGCTCAGcagttctgctttctgctttcaacTCGAGCTGGGGGTCTTGGTATTAACTTGGCCACAGCAGATACTGTGATTATTTATGATTCGGACTGGAACCCCCACAATGATATCCAG GCCTTCAGTCGTGCACACAGAATTGGACAGAACAAGAAAGTGATGATATACCGCTTTGTGACAAGGGCCTCAGTGGAGGAGCGTATCactcaggtggccaagaagaaAATGATGTTAACTCATCTGGTAGTGAGACCAGGGTTGGGCTCCAAGACAGGCTCCATGTCCAAACAGGAACTTGATGACATTCTCAAATTTGGCACTGAAGAGCTCTTCAAGGATGAGGCTACTGAGGGGG GGGATAACAAAGAAGGTGAGGACAGCAGTGTCATCCACTACGATGACAAAGCAATTGAGCGGCTGTTGGATCGGAACCAGGATGAAACAGAAGATACAGAACTTCAGGGCATGAATGAGTATCTCAGCTCCTTCAAGGTGGCCCAGTATGTGGTTCGTGAAGAGGAGATGGGG gaggaagaggaggttgaACGGGAGATTATTAAGCAGGAGGAGTCAGTGGATCCTGATTACTGGGAGAAGCTGCTGCGTCACCATTATGAACAACAGCAAGAGGATCTGGCCAGGAATCTGGGCAAGGGCAAACGTATTCGCAAGCAAGTTAACTACAACGATGGCTCGCAGGAGGATAGAG actgGCAGGATGACCAGTCAGATAATCAGTCAGATTATTCAGTTGCTTCTGAAGAAGGAGACGAGGACTTTGATGAGAGGTCTGAAG CTGCATTTCTCTCTTCAGCAGCTCGTCGGCCTAGCCGCAAAGGCCTGAGAAATGATAAGGATAAGCCTCTGCCTCCCTTACTTGCCCGTGTGGGAGGGAACATTGAG GTCTTGGGTTTCAATGCCCGCCAGCGGAAAGCCTTCCTTAATGCTATCATGCGCTATGGAATGCCACCTCAGGATGCCTTCACCACTCAGTGGCTTGTTCGGGACCTCCGTGGCAAGTCAGAGAAGGAGTTCAA GGCCTATGTCTCGCTGTTCATGCGCCATTTATGTGAACCTGGAGCTGATGGTGCTGAGACCTTTGCAGATGGGGTCCCACGGGAAGGTCTTTCTCGACAGCATGTCCTTACTCGCATTGGGGTTATGTCACTTATACGCAAAAAG GTGCAGGAATTTGAGCATGTGAATGGCCGTTGGAGTATGCCAGAACTGGCAGAGATAGAGGAGAACAAGAAACTCTCACAGCCAAGCTCACCCTCTCCGAAAACTCCAACTCCTTCGACACCAGGGGATACACAGCCAAATACACCTGCCCCTGTCCCTCCACCTG AAGAAGGAGTAAAAGTAGAAGAAGGAGCCAGTGTGAAGGAGCAAGGAGAGTCATCTGAACCAGAGAAAGAGCTCAGTGCCTCTGCAACTGAAACAGAGGTGCCTATGGAG cagtgtgcccagccTGTGGAGACACTGCCGCAGGAAGCAAAATCCCCAGTGAACCCCAcagaagcagatgaaaaaaaagtagaggaaCTGGAGGTGAAGGAAAGACCAGATGAGCCAATGGAAGTAGAAAGCAAAG GTGATGTGGAGAAAGTGGAAGACAGAGCACCTATTGAGAATCCCCCTGAACCTCCTATAATCACTCTGGATGAGAAAG ATGAGAAAAAAGATGATGATAAGAGAGATGTGGTGATGCTGCAGAATGGAGAGATGCTGAAAGAGTCAGTAGATGAAAGGCACAAGAAGGCAGTAAAGCAGCGCTTCATGTTCAACATAGCAGATGGTGGCTTCACTG AACTACACTCCCTGTGGCAGAATGAAGAGCGGGCTGCAACTGTCACAAAGAAGACCTATGAGATCTGGCATCGGCGTCATGACTACTGGCTCCTTGCTGGGATTATCAA TCATGGCTATGCCCGTTGGCAGGATATTCAGAATGATCCACGTTACGCCATCCTCAATGAACCCTTCAAGGGTGAGATGAACAGGGGTAACTTCCTGGAAATAAAGAATAAGTTCTTGGCAAGGAGATTTAAG CTCCTGGAGCAAGCACTGGTGATTGAGGAGCAGTTGCGGCGAGCTGCCTATCTGAACATGTCAGAAGACCCATCTCATCCGTCTATGGCTCTGAACACACGTTTCGCAGAGGTGGAATGCCTGGCTGAGAGCCACCAGCACCTATCTAAGGAGTCAATGGCCGGGAATAAACCAGCTAACGCTGTGCTGCACAAAG ttctgaagcagctggaggagcttTTGAGTGACATGAAGGCAGATGTGACTCGCTTGCCCGCCACCATTGCCCGTATCCCACCTGTGGCAGTGCGCCTCCAGATGTCCGAGCGCAACATCCTCAGCCGGCTGGCCAACCGCAGTAGTGAGCCCCCTCCACCGCCACCTCCCCAACAA